One Microbacterium sp. W4I20 DNA window includes the following coding sequences:
- a CDS encoding phosphate/phosphite/phosphonate ABC transporter substrate-binding protein, with protein sequence MEAAVAGKVDVASFSGFTYVTATNNGAKLTPISSIVTDEGQEPGYYSQAIVPKDSDISSIADFKGKKVCFVDPSSTSGYLFPSYNLLEAGIDPKTDITPVFAGKHDVSVQKTGEGVECEVGFAEDSEVEKSDAVKVIDETMVPGAPLVFSSSLPEEVSQKLIDGLAEITIDDIIAAGIDSADSDAFRSVFYATKPVDDAYYDVIRDICKETEAEQCQG encoded by the coding sequence ATCGAGGCCGCCGTCGCCGGCAAGGTCGACGTCGCCTCGTTCTCCGGCTTCACCTATGTGACGGCCACCAACAACGGCGCGAAGCTGACCCCGATCTCCTCCATCGTCACCGACGAGGGCCAGGAGCCGGGCTACTACTCGCAGGCGATCGTCCCGAAGGACAGCGACATCTCGAGCATCGCCGACTTCAAGGGCAAGAAGGTCTGCTTCGTCGACCCGTCGTCGACCTCGGGCTACCTCTTCCCGTCGTACAACCTGCTCGAGGCGGGCATCGACCCGAAGACCGACATCACCCCTGTCTTCGCCGGCAAGCACGACGTCAGCGTGCAGAAGACCGGTGAAGGCGTCGAGTGCGAGGTCGGGTTCGCCGAGGACTCCGAGGTCGAGAAGTCGGATGCCGTGAAGGTCATCGACGAGACGATGGTGCCCGGGGCTCCGCTGGTGTTCTCCTCCAGCCTCCCCGAAGAGGTCTCCCAGAAGCTGATCGACGGCCTCGCGGAGATCACGATCGACGACATCATCGCAGCCGGCATCGACAGCGCCGACTCCGACGCCTTCCGCAGCGTCTTCTACGCCACGAAGCCGGTCGACGACGCGTACTACGACGTCATCCGCGACATCTGCAAGGAGACCGAAGCCGAGCAGTGCCAGGGCTGA
- the phnC gene encoding phosphonate ABC transporter ATP-binding protein produces the protein MNPASDALIRLQGVTKTFGSTTALKDASLEVSRGEIVVLLGLSGSGKSTLLRHLDGLELPTAGSVEVLGQQVPALKGRALRDLRSRVGFIFQQFELVPSLTVLENVLTGSLSGVRGPRLGLWGYSKASKLTALGHLDRVGLLDRAYQRSDTLSGGQQQRVAIARALMQKPDILLADEPVASLDPESSDQVMALIREIAADEGLTVVCSLHQVDLAISWADRIVGLRHGEIVLDTPTTDLTKAEVMEIYGRVATTTAEIAAVTMELAEAATQVAAS, from the coding sequence ATGAACCCGGCATCCGATGCCCTCATCCGCCTGCAGGGCGTGACGAAGACCTTCGGGTCGACCACGGCGCTGAAGGATGCCTCGCTCGAGGTCTCCCGCGGCGAGATCGTCGTGCTGCTGGGCCTGAGCGGCTCCGGCAAGTCCACGCTGCTGCGCCACCTCGACGGCCTCGAGCTGCCGACCGCCGGCTCCGTCGAGGTGCTCGGACAGCAGGTGCCCGCGCTGAAGGGACGGGCGCTGCGCGACCTGCGCAGCCGCGTCGGCTTCATCTTCCAGCAGTTCGAGCTCGTCCCGTCGCTCACGGTGCTCGAGAACGTTCTGACCGGGTCGCTCTCGGGTGTTCGCGGGCCGCGCCTCGGCCTGTGGGGCTATTCGAAGGCCTCGAAACTCACCGCCCTCGGTCACCTCGACCGCGTCGGACTGCTCGACCGCGCCTACCAGCGCAGCGACACCCTCTCCGGCGGACAGCAGCAGCGCGTCGCCATCGCCCGAGCCCTGATGCAGAAGCCCGACATCCTGCTCGCCGATGAACCGGTGGCCTCCCTCGACCCGGAGTCGAGCGACCAGGTGATGGCGCTGATCCGCGAGATCGCCGCCGACGAGGGACTCACCGTCGTGTGCAGCCTGCACCAGGTCGACCTCGCGATCAGCTGGGCCGACCGCATCGTGGGCTTGCGCCACGGCGAGATCGTGCTCGACACTCCCACCACCGACCTCACCAAGGCCGAGGTCATGGAGATCTACGGGCGGGTCGCCACGACGACCGCCGAGATCGCCGCTGTCACCATGGAGCTCGCGGAGGCCGCGACGCAGGTGGCGGCGTCATGA
- the phnE gene encoding phosphonate ABC transporter, permease protein PhnE, producing MTVLRPSTSSGTRGGGSGTRGSGPSTGSGTQGSGSGPQKGVADRAPRRPISPERIAASLTLLALLVVGVLAVNEVGISIPAMVQSWGNAENFMARVGGLSFPEPGDLVWLIALTVGLVLVGTLLAAVLSVPIAYLAASNTSPGNGWRAAARFIGVLTRALPDVVLAMAFVLMFSLGTLPGILAIGIHSIGMISKMFADAIEQVDEGPRLAIRAAGGSKMQEFTSGILPQVLPSWVATVLHRNDINLRGSVVLGYVGVAGLGLEMSYAFKALNYGKGLGIALVIFILCVVMEIVSSMVRGAMLGQQKQTRSWIDRILHPRMRKRAAAAPLARPDWAASPQTAVRRPWTAQRVRHLIAGIVAVVIVMGSVVVSQINWMDFFTFWAKLPEVAAKFWPPSFGSYDASAMFEAMRDTVAIALAATVLTLLPSIVLGSLAARNVAPGSAARGTARFLLVGIRGIPELILAIVLVVITGLGPQAGVIALAIGGIGLLGKLIADSFEEVDGGPERALRAVGATRLQTYASATVPQGMQALIGHSFYMLDTNIRAATILGIVGGGGVGYYLLNASQGSRYETVTAIVLMILVTVLVVEGLAMWMRKVFR from the coding sequence ATGACGGTGCTCCGCCCTTCGACGAGCTCAGGGACCCGGGGAGGCGGCTCAGGGACCCGGGGGAGCGGCCCTTCGACAGGCTCAGGGACCCAGGGTTCGGGCTCAGGGCCCCAGAAGGGCGTCGCCGATCGCGCGCCGCGGCGTCCGATCTCCCCGGAGCGCATCGCGGCATCGCTGACCCTGCTCGCCCTGCTCGTCGTCGGTGTTCTCGCCGTCAACGAGGTCGGCATCTCGATCCCGGCGATGGTGCAGAGCTGGGGCAACGCCGAGAACTTCATGGCCCGCGTCGGCGGGCTGTCGTTCCCCGAACCCGGTGACCTCGTCTGGCTGATCGCACTGACGGTCGGCCTCGTGCTCGTCGGCACGCTCCTCGCCGCTGTGCTCTCGGTGCCGATCGCGTACCTTGCTGCCTCCAACACCTCACCGGGCAACGGGTGGCGCGCAGCCGCCCGCTTCATCGGCGTACTCACCCGCGCCCTGCCCGACGTCGTCCTCGCCATGGCCTTCGTGCTGATGTTCTCGCTCGGAACACTCCCCGGCATCCTCGCCATCGGCATCCACTCGATCGGCATGATCTCGAAGATGTTCGCCGACGCCATCGAGCAGGTCGACGAGGGACCGCGTCTGGCGATCCGCGCCGCCGGCGGCTCGAAGATGCAGGAGTTCACATCCGGCATCCTTCCGCAGGTGCTGCCGAGCTGGGTCGCCACGGTGCTGCACCGCAACGACATCAACCTGCGCGGCAGCGTGGTGCTCGGCTACGTCGGCGTCGCCGGTCTCGGCCTCGAGATGTCGTACGCCTTCAAGGCGCTCAACTACGGCAAGGGCCTCGGCATCGCCCTGGTCATCTTCATCCTCTGCGTCGTGATGGAGATCGTCTCCAGCATGGTGCGCGGCGCGATGCTCGGGCAGCAGAAGCAGACGCGCTCGTGGATCGATCGCATCCTCCATCCCCGAATGCGCAAGAGGGCGGCCGCCGCCCCGCTCGCACGCCCGGATTGGGCAGCCAGCCCGCAGACCGCTGTCCGCCGCCCGTGGACCGCGCAGCGCGTGCGTCATCTGATCGCCGGCATCGTGGCCGTGGTCATCGTGATGGGCAGCGTCGTCGTCAGCCAGATCAACTGGATGGACTTCTTCACGTTCTGGGCCAAGCTGCCCGAGGTCGCCGCGAAGTTCTGGCCGCCGTCGTTCGGCAGCTACGACGCCAGCGCGATGTTCGAGGCGATGCGCGACACCGTCGCGATCGCCTTGGCCGCCACCGTGCTCACCCTGCTGCCGTCGATCGTGCTCGGCTCGCTCGCGGCGCGCAACGTCGCGCCCGGCTCGGCCGCGCGAGGCACCGCGAGGTTCCTGCTGGTCGGCATCCGCGGCATCCCCGAGCTGATCCTCGCGATCGTGCTCGTCGTGATCACCGGACTCGGCCCGCAGGCCGGCGTCATCGCGCTCGCGATCGGCGGCATCGGCCTGCTCGGCAAGCTCATCGCCGACTCCTTCGAAGAGGTCGACGGCGGACCGGAGCGGGCACTGCGGGCCGTGGGCGCCACGCGCCTGCAGACCTACGCGTCGGCCACCGTCCCGCAGGGGATGCAGGCGCTGATCGGCCACAGCTTCTACATGCTCGACACGAACATCCGCGCGGCGACGATCCTCGGCATCGTCGGCGGCGGGGGAGTCGGGTACTACCTGCTCAACGCCAGTCAGGGCTCGCGGTACGAGACCGTCACGGCGATCGTCCTCATGATCCTGGTCACCGTGCTCGTCGTCGAAGGACTGGCGATGTGGATGCGGAAGGTGTTCCGATGA
- a CDS encoding TIGR03364 family FAD-dependent oxidoreductase — MNGANNVADLVVVGSGIVGLGAAYAAVRRGLRVIVVDRTDAPTGATIRNFGHLCIGAQGGEARRYADVSRELWLRLSHDAGFWLRESGTLVAARHTDELAVLAAAARDGGIRMLDVDELLRLAPLRREGLVGGAHIATDLQTDPRTAASAIVRHLAELGVEFRFRTAVTALGAGRVETTRGTLRCENVVVAVNHDIDQLLPEVAERHGIIRCTLDMMRAAVTLRHPLAAPLLTGWSLVRYGRFADGPEATALRERLHAERPDLAALDLNQMYTQLPDGTLIIGDSHATAPTPAPFQPEAAFAAFLAEAEALFDMPTPRVLERWQGVYAKGPHEFLIERGDEGALVLAATTGIGMTTGLGLAEENLTAAFGWAPALEGTS, encoded by the coding sequence ATGAACGGCGCGAACAACGTGGCGGATCTCGTCGTCGTCGGCTCCGGGATCGTCGGGCTCGGCGCCGCCTATGCGGCGGTCCGTCGCGGACTGCGCGTGATCGTCGTCGATCGGACCGATGCGCCCACCGGTGCCACCATCCGCAACTTCGGCCACCTCTGCATCGGCGCCCAGGGCGGCGAGGCCCGGCGGTATGCCGACGTCTCGCGGGAGCTGTGGCTGCGGCTGTCCCACGACGCCGGCTTCTGGCTACGCGAGTCGGGCACCCTGGTCGCCGCCCGCCACACCGACGAGCTGGCCGTGCTCGCAGCGGCCGCGCGCGACGGCGGCATCCGGATGCTGGATGTCGACGAACTTCTGCGCCTCGCCCCGCTGCGGCGCGAGGGACTCGTCGGCGGCGCGCACATCGCGACCGACCTGCAGACGGATCCGCGCACCGCGGCATCCGCCATCGTCCGCCACCTCGCCGAGCTGGGGGTCGAGTTCCGGTTCCGCACCGCCGTCACCGCCCTCGGCGCGGGACGCGTCGAGACCACCCGCGGGACTCTCCGCTGCGAGAACGTCGTCGTCGCCGTGAACCACGACATCGATCAGCTGCTGCCCGAGGTCGCCGAACGGCACGGCATCATCCGCTGCACGCTCGACATGATGCGCGCGGCCGTGACGCTCCGGCATCCGCTGGCCGCCCCGCTCCTCACCGGCTGGTCGCTGGTGCGGTACGGGCGCTTCGCCGACGGGCCGGAGGCCACTGCTCTGCGCGAACGTCTGCACGCCGAGCGCCCCGATCTCGCGGCCCTGGATCTCAACCAGATGTACACGCAGCTGCCCGACGGCACGCTCATCATCGGCGACTCCCACGCGACCGCGCCGACGCCGGCGCCGTTCCAACCGGAGGCCGCGTTCGCCGCGTTCCTCGCCGAGGCCGAGGCGCTGTTCGACATGCCGACTCCTCGCGTGCTCGAGCGCTGGCAGGGCGTCTACGCCAAGGGGCCGCACGAGTTCCTCATCGAACGGGGCGATGAGGGCGCGCTGGTGCTCGCCGCGACCACCGGCATCGGAATGACCACGGGTCTGGGGCT